From Rhodopseudomonas palustris, a single genomic window includes:
- a CDS encoding cobalamin B12-binding domain-containing protein translates to MFANSCGLPEGGSTLEVQQFVLLTLGSDEAAALLHVETLISQGTTPELIFLNLLAPTARRLSEMCDSDAIDSVTVTLAICRLQEIVRHLGDAFPVNNRGIGGEVLLTTIPGNQLSLEMTMVAELFYRDGWAVRSMPFRPLGDLFSLIGECWFEVIGLWVTSDRRPDELKRYIQDVRRRSRNPKVGIMLGGPTLTRRPDLSASVGADVAAAEGDSAPRLARELVAALKAGK, encoded by the coding sequence ATGTTTGCGAATTCTTGTGGCCTGCCCGAAGGCGGCTCGACGCTCGAAGTTCAACAGTTCGTCCTGCTGACGCTCGGAAGCGACGAAGCGGCCGCGTTGCTCCATGTCGAGACTCTTATCTCGCAGGGCACCACGCCCGAATTGATCTTTCTCAACCTTCTCGCGCCGACGGCGCGGCGGCTGTCCGAAATGTGCGACAGCGACGCGATCGACTCGGTAACCGTGACGCTTGCGATCTGCCGGCTGCAGGAGATCGTCCGTCACCTCGGCGATGCGTTTCCGGTCAACAACCGCGGCATCGGCGGTGAGGTGTTGTTGACCACGATTCCCGGCAATCAGCTCAGTCTCGAAATGACGATGGTGGCCGAACTGTTCTACCGCGACGGATGGGCGGTGCGCTCGATGCCGTTCAGGCCGCTCGGCGATCTGTTCTCACTCATCGGCGAGTGCTGGTTCGAGGTGATCGGACTTTGGGTCACCAGCGATCGACGGCCCGACGAACTGAAGCGCTACATCCAGGACGTCAGGCGAAGGTCGCGCAATCCGAAGGTCGGGATCATGCTCGGCGGACCGACGCTGACGCGACGCCCGGATCTTTCGGCATCGGTCGGAGCGGACGTAGCTGCGGCCGAGGGAGATTCGGCGCCGCGCCTGGCACGCGAACTGGTCGCGGCGTTGAAGGCCGGCAAATAG
- a CDS encoding heme oxygenase (biliverdin-producing) produces the protein MAVVQAENDASVVTALYLRTRALHLEAERTGIVAEILRGTATRDGYTLLLRNLHPAYRAIEAGIARHRDNPILAPLAAHSLARTPAIEADLVALAGTGWNDQLPVLPAAEAYADRIAEASEGDGSRLIAHAYTRYLGDLNGGQIVRRLLEKTMQLGPAELAHYDFSAIGDPGALKTEYREALEQAGAAAPDAAAIIEEGAAAFTCNIALSVAVQQHLADRAVTV, from the coding sequence ATGGCAGTGGTTCAGGCGGAAAACGACGCGAGCGTCGTGACAGCTCTTTATCTTCGGACGCGCGCGCTGCATCTCGAAGCGGAGCGCACCGGAATCGTCGCGGAGATTCTGCGCGGCACGGCGACCCGCGACGGCTACACGCTGTTGCTGCGCAATCTGCATCCCGCCTATCGGGCGATCGAAGCCGGCATCGCGCGACATCGCGACAATCCGATCCTTGCGCCGCTGGCGGCGCATTCGCTGGCTCGCACTCCTGCGATCGAAGCCGATCTCGTCGCACTCGCCGGCACCGGTTGGAACGATCAGCTTCCGGTGCTGCCTGCGGCCGAAGCCTATGCGGACCGTATCGCGGAGGCGAGCGAAGGCGACGGCAGCCGGCTGATCGCGCACGCCTACACCCGCTATCTCGGCGATCTCAACGGCGGACAGATCGTGCGCCGGCTGCTGGAGAAGACGATGCAGCTCGGCCCTGCCGAATTGGCGCATTACGACTTTTCGGCGATCGGCGATCCGGGCGCATTGAAGACCGAGTATCGCGAGGCGCTGGAACAGGCCGGAGCGGCGGCGCCCGATGCCGCGGCGATCATCGAGGAAGGCGCAGCGGCGTTCACCTGCAACATCGCGCTGTCGGTCGCAGTCCAGCAACATCTCGCGGATCGCGCAGTCACCGTCTGA
- the bchF gene encoding 2-vinyl bacteriochlorophyllide hydratase encodes MTGANAPDGAAVGGAVSMQKQGVKTLYTPEERRRRDATKWTLVQGILAPVQFLVFLVSLGLVLNYLWTGDGFTAATVSIVIKTLVLYTIMVTGAIWEREVFGCYLFAPAFFWEDVFSFLVLALHTAYLVMLFFGLGSPRDQMLVALAAYATYVVNAAQFILKLRAARRDERLAATSAVDMSGSRA; translated from the coding sequence ATGACAGGTGCCAATGCGCCCGACGGTGCTGCGGTCGGCGGCGCGGTTTCGATGCAGAAGCAGGGGGTTAAGACTCTCTACACGCCCGAAGAGCGGCGGCGTCGGGATGCGACGAAATGGACGCTGGTCCAGGGAATTCTGGCGCCGGTTCAGTTCCTGGTTTTTCTGGTCAGCCTCGGACTCGTGCTGAACTATCTGTGGACCGGTGACGGCTTCACCGCCGCGACGGTGTCGATCGTGATCAAGACCTTGGTGCTCTATACGATCATGGTCACCGGTGCGATCTGGGAGCGCGAAGTCTTCGGTTGTTACTTGTTCGCGCCGGCGTTCTTCTGGGAAGACGTGTTCAGCTTCCTGGTTCTGGCGCTGCATACGGCCTATCTGGTGATGCTGTTCTTCGGACTCGGCAGTCCGCGCGATCAGATGCTGGTGGCGCTCGCCGCCTATGCGACCTACGTGGTCAATGCGGCTCAGTTCATCCTCAAGCTGCGCGCTGCGCGTCGCGACGAGCGGCTTGCTGCGACCAGTGCGGTCGACATGTCCGGGAGCCGCGCATGA
- a CDS encoding ferredoxin:protochlorophyllide reductase (ATP-dependent) subunit N: MTVHVSGCSSAAADQLVSREIRTESGQREVFCGLTGIVWLHRKIQDAFFLVVGSRTCAHLIQSAAGVMIFAEPRFGTAIMEEKDLAGLTDANDELDRVVTQLLARRPDIKLLFLVGSCPSEVIKLDLSRAALRLSQRFSPGVRILNYSGSGIETTFTQGEDACLASLVPELPVQADAKPSLLVVGSLADVVEDQFMRMFDALGVRNVAFFPPRKSTALPSVGPNTKILMAQPFLPDTVRALEERGAKRLAAPFPLGVEGTTGWLRAAADAFGVDPAQFDKVTAPNRARAERALAAFKNELGGRRIFFFPDSQLEIPLARFLSRELDMQLVEVATPYLHREQLAEELKLLPAGVAITEGQDVDDQLDRCRLARPDIVVCGLGLANPLEAEGITTKWSIELVFTPIQGYEQAADLAELFARPLVRRAKLVA, translated from the coding sequence ATGACCGTGCATGTTTCCGGCTGTTCGTCCGCCGCAGCGGATCAATTGGTGTCTCGCGAGATTCGCACCGAGAGTGGTCAGCGTGAAGTGTTCTGCGGGCTGACCGGCATCGTCTGGCTGCACCGCAAGATCCAGGACGCGTTCTTCCTCGTCGTCGGTTCGCGCACCTGCGCGCATCTGATCCAGTCGGCGGCCGGTGTGATGATCTTCGCAGAGCCGCGGTTCGGCACCGCGATCATGGAAGAGAAGGATCTGGCCGGTCTCACCGACGCCAATGACGAGCTCGATCGCGTGGTGACGCAGCTTCTGGCGCGCCGGCCCGACATCAAGCTGTTGTTCCTGGTCGGCTCGTGTCCGTCGGAAGTCATCAAGCTCGATCTGTCGCGCGCCGCGCTTCGCCTGTCGCAGCGGTTTTCGCCGGGCGTGCGCATCCTCAACTATTCGGGTAGCGGCATCGAAACCACCTTCACCCAGGGTGAAGACGCCTGTTTGGCGTCGCTGGTGCCCGAACTGCCGGTGCAGGCCGATGCCAAGCCGTCGCTGCTGGTGGTCGGTTCGCTCGCCGACGTGGTCGAAGATCAGTTCATGCGGATGTTTGACGCGCTCGGCGTCCGCAACGTCGCGTTCTTCCCGCCGCGCAAATCGACCGCGCTGCCCAGCGTCGGACCGAACACCAAGATCCTGATGGCGCAGCCGTTCCTGCCCGACACCGTGCGAGCCCTGGAAGAGCGCGGCGCCAAGCGGCTGGCGGCGCCGTTCCCGCTCGGTGTCGAAGGCACCACCGGCTGGCTGCGTGCGGCGGCCGATGCGTTCGGTGTCGACCCGGCGCAGTTCGACAAGGTCACCGCGCCCAATCGCGCCCGCGCCGAACGCGCGCTGGCTGCGTTCAAGAACGAACTCGGCGGCCGGCGGATCTTCTTCTTCCCCGATTCGCAGCTCGAGATTCCGCTGGCGCGCTTCCTGTCGCGCGAACTCGACATGCAACTTGTCGAAGTCGCCACGCCGTATCTGCATCGCGAGCAGCTCGCCGAGGAGCTGAAGCTGCTGCCGGCCGGCGTTGCGATCACCGAAGGCCAGGACGTCGACGATCAGCTCGATCGCTGCCGTCTGGCGCGTCCGGACATCGTGGTGTGCGGCCTCGGCCTAGCCAATCCGCTCGAAGCGGAAGGCATCACGACGAAATGGTCGATCGAACTCGTGTTCACCCCGATCCAGGGGTACGAGCAGGCGGCCGATCTTGCTGAATTGTTCGCGCGGCCGCTGGTGCGGCGCGCCAAGTTGGTGGCCTGA